Proteins encoded by one window of Aspergillus puulaauensis MK2 DNA, chromosome 4, nearly complete sequence:
- a CDS encoding uncharacterized protein (COG:S;~EggNog:ENOG410PX2V;~antiSMASH:Cluster_4.10): MATDINQLCWDHAIQLFLHRSTQDPSKRRLAKSLPACSPEGLVMEVQHHLRLTATATGGLWARLQRFAGVLSPYCVTIDAFVQHDPHNTALVWGSIRVIIQILVAQQQTSDEINEAFDFIGHQVDNYHKSLSLFPDELRETTTQIYACVFELILRVRAYLELPPRRRFLKAALGAFRPKLEKVQQSIRRWDQIRDQTFRLAAEKVNRCEAERVRENQAGESCHSSTRCRKS; encoded by the exons ATGGCCACTGATATCAACCAACTCTGCTGGGATCATGCAATTCAG CTGTTCTTGCACCGGTCCACCCAAGATCCTAGCAAGCGGCGTCTGGCCAAATCCCTTCCAGCCTGCAGTCCAGAGGGTCTGGTGATGGAGGTCCAGCACCACCTGCGTCTGACCGCTACCGCCACTGGTGGGCTATGGGCAAGGCTGCAACGCTTCGCTGGAGTGCTCTCACCGTATTGCGTCACGATAGATGCTTTCGTTCAACACGATCCGCATAATACCGCTCTGGTTTGGGGGTCCATCCGGGTCATTATTCAG ATCCTCGTCGCCCAACAACAAACTTCCGACGAGATCAATGAGGCCTTCGACTTTATAGGACACCAAGTCGACAATTACCACAAGTCTCTCAGCCTGTTCCCAGACGAACTGCGAGAGACAACCACGCAGATATATGCCTGCGTGTTCGAGTTGATCCTGCGCGTCCGGGCCTATCTCGAACTTCCCCCTAGACGCCGGTTTCTAAAGGCTGCCCTGGGCGCATTCAGACCTAAACTGGAAAAGGTGCAGCAGTCCATTCGACGATGGGATCAAATCCGAGATCAAACGTTTCGACTTGCAGCAGAAAAGG TAAATCGTTGCGAGGCTGAGC GCGTGCGTGAGAACCAGGCGGGTGAGTCTTGCCACTCCTCGACGCGATGTCGTAAAAGTTGA
- a CDS encoding uncharacterized protein (COG:G;~EggNog:ENOG410QEI1;~InterPro:IPR020846,IPR011701,IPR036259;~PFAM:PF07690;~SMCOG1137:Major facilitator superfamily MFS 1;~TransMembrane:12 (i42-63o83-102i109-128o134-158i170-189o201-221i242-265o277-298i310-328o334-359i371-392o398-420i);~antiSMASH:Cluster_4.10;~go_function: GO:0022857 - transmembrane transporter activity [Evidence IEA];~go_process: GO:0055085 - transmembrane transport [Evidence IEA]) — translation MSSQDIEAKEANPTAVREPEDIPTAPAKPNPAGEIPNGGLTAWLQVLGSFILFLNSWGVVNTFGAFQNYYKANLLSDVSNSDISWVGSLQACLLLIIGVATGPLFDAGYFYALLTTGSFLVTFGMFMTSLCTEYWQVMLAQGVCVGLGSGCLFIPSVAIVSTYFTTKKSFATGIAASGSSLGGIIYPIVFVRLEPRIGFGWATRVIAFLMLGMFLVCIAVMRVRALPPQKRRLFELQAFREVPFTMFSIGEFFGFMGLYIPFFYIESYATSKAGTSAALAFYMLPIMNAGSAFGRIIPNFLADKTGPLNMLLPCSFISALLAYCWIAVDSTAGVIVFSVLYGFFSGTFVSLPPTTVVSLSPSLNVVGTRMGMNFCFAGLGLLVGTPVAGAILQSGSWLGMQLFCASSVVVAGALIVVARISKNSTILAKA, via the exons ATGTCTTCACAGGATATTGAGGCCAAGGAGGCGAACCCAACCGCCGTGCGCGAGCCAGAGGATATTCCCACTGCTCCTGCAAAGCCCAACCCAGCTGGCGAGATTCCCAACGGCGGACTGACTGCCTGGCTACAGGTTCTGGGCTCATTTATTCTCTTTCTCAACAGCTG GGGCGTGGTCAACACCTTTGGTGCCTTTCAGAATTACTACAAGGCCAACCTGTTGAGCGATGTGTCCAACTCGGACATCTCATGGGTCGGTTCGCTGCAGGCGTGCCTGCTGCTCATCATTGGTGTCGCGACGGGGCCTCTGTTTGATGCCGGCTACTTCTACGCCCTCCTGACAACCGGGTCGTTTCTTGTCACCTTCGGCATGTTTATGACCAGCCTATGTACAGAGTATTGGCAGGTGATGCTTGCCCAGGGTGTCTGCGTCGGCTTAGGCAGCGGGTGCCTGTTCATTCCCAGCGTGGCCATCGTGTCAACCTACTTTACAACGAAAAAGTCCTTCGCCACGGGAATTGCTGCGTCTGGGAGCAGTCTGGGCGGCATTATCTACCCTATCGTCTTTGTCCGCCTCGAGCCTCGCATTGGCTTCGGATGGGCAACCCGGGTCATCGCCTTTCTCATGCTGGGAATGTTTCTCGTCTGCATCGCAGTCATGCGCGTGCGAGCCCTCCCGCCGCAGAAGCGCCGTCTGTTTGAGCTGCAGGCTTTCCGCGAGGTCCCCTTCACCATGTTCAGCATCGGCGAGTTCTTTGGCTTCATGGGCCTCTATATCCCCTTCTTCTACATCGAGTCCTACGCCACGAGTAAGGCGGGCACGTCCGCAGCCCTTGCCTTTTACATGCTCCCTATCATGAACGCCGGCTCTGCGTTCGGCCGAATCATCCCCAACTTCCTGGCTGACAAGACTGGGCCTCTGAACATGCTCCTTCcttgctccttcatctccgcgCTGCTCGCCTACTGCTGGATAGCGGTTGACAGCACCGCGGGCGTTATCGTCTTTTCTGTGTTATACGGTTTCTTTTCTGGCACCTTCGTTTCCCTGCCCCCGACCACCGTTGTCAGTCTATCGCCCAGTTTGAACGTCGTCGGAACTCGAATGGGAATGAACTTTTGCTTTGCTGGTCTCGGTCTACTGGTCGGAACGCCCGTCGCTGGTGCGATTCTGCAGTCCGGCAGCTGGCTGGGAATGCAGCTTTTCTGTGCGTCGTCCGTTGTGGTGGCTGGGGCTCTCATCGTCGTGGCGAGGATATCAAAGAATTCTACCATTCTAGCAAAGGCTTGA
- a CDS encoding uncharacterized protein (COG:I,J,T;~EggNog:ENOG410PFMP;~InterPro:IPR023631,IPR036928,IPR020556;~PFAM:PF01425;~SMCOG1105:amidase;~antiSMASH:Cluster_4.10), translating into MADRHSWQSTTQRKRDVLDALLPADFRLDSVPSAEEQRDVTQYIQQFLSANERDITENHSAAALVDKLASGALAATDVTRAFCHRATISHQLVNCLSEVLFSQALARAQELDEYLRVTGKTVGPLHGLPISLKDQFRVKDAETSVGYAAWLGKVETEDTESWVVKALKNMGAIVFAKTNVPTSLMCIETNNNIVGYTTNPHNRLLSSGGSSGGEAALLSLRGSILGLGSDVGASIRLPCSFTGISGLKPSHGRLPYLNVANSMEGQETVPSVIGPLGHSISDLRLITQSILSSQPWLHDPKVNHLPWRSAAEDEVRQSVASKSLTFGVLRTDGVVQPHPPVTRAINETVQALKAAGYEVIEWTPPPHAEAFQILWNTFASDGGVDIHNTLQQSGEPPVPQLSVSYGDTLGHLPFGTVNDLWANQRHRYDYQTRYLRYWNSTAGQTRSGRPVDAIIAPGTPTASHKPSEGMYFGYTGVYNVLDFSAAVIPVTKADRTLDAKVDDYNPSGDLDSAIWKQYEPDLYHGAPVGVQVVGRRLEEEKVLAIAEEVHKAVKSI; encoded by the exons ATGGCAGATAGGCACTCATGGCAGTCCACCACCCAGCGCAAGCGAGATGTGCTGGATGCTCTTTTGCCCGCAGACTTCCGTCTTGATAGTGTCCCGTCTGCCGAGGAACAACGAGATGTAACGCAGTATATTCAGCAGTTCCTTTCAGCGAACGAGCGGGATATCACTGAGAACCACTCGGCAGCGGCCTTGGTCGACAAGCTCGCCTCAGGCGCTCTGGCCGCTACAGACGTTACCAGGGCCTTCTGCCACCGTGCTACCATTTCCCATCAACTG GTCAACTGTCTCAGTGAGGTTCTATTCTCGCAGGCCCTGGCTCGCGCGCAGGAACTCGACGAATACCTGCGTGTCACTGGGAAGACTGTTGGGCCCCTCCATGGCTTGCCGATCTCTCTGAAAGATCAATTCCGTGTGAAGGATGCCGAGACATCAGTGGGATACGCCGCATGGCTGGGCAAGGTCGAGACCGAGGACACCGAGTCGTGGGTGGTGAAGGCGCTGAAGAACATGGGCGCGATTGTTTTCGCCAAAACCAACGTTCCGACCAGTCTAATG TGTATTGAGACCAACAATAACATTGTTGGCTACACCACAAACCCGCACAACCGACTGCTCTCCTCGGGCGGCTCCTCTGGTG GTGAGGCAGCTCTTCTGAGCTTACGGGGAAGCATTCTCGGACTCGGTTCCGACGTTG GTGCCTCTATCCGTTTACCGTGCTCATTCACGGGTATATCGGGATTGAAGCCGTCCCACGGGAGACTGCCATACCTCAATGTTGCGAACAGC ATGGAAGGTCAAGAAACAGTTCCCTCTGTCATTGGTCCGCTAGGCCACTCCATTTCGGACCTTCGATTGATCACTCAAAGTATCCTTTCTAGCCAGCCCTGGCTTCACGACCCGAAGGTGAACCATTTGCCGTGGCGCTCGGCTGCAGAGGACGAGGTTCGGCAAAGTGTAGCTTCGAAGTCCCTGACCTTTGGTGTGCTCAGGACCGACGGTGTTGTCCAGCCGCATCCCCCTGTCACTCGAGCAATCAACGAGACGGTTCAGGCGTTAAAGGCGGCAGGGTATGAG GTGATCGAATGGACGCCACCTCCCCATGCAGAAGCGTTCCAGATCTTG TGGAATACCTTTGCTTCGGACGGCGGAGTCGATATTCACAACACGCTGCAGCAGAGCGGCGAACCTCCGGTTCCCCAGCTGTCAGTGTCCTACGGAGATACCCTGGGCCATCTACCATTTGGCACCGTGAATGACCTCTGGGCAAACCAACGACACAGGTATGACTATCAAACACGTTATCTCCGCTATTGGAACTCTACGGCGGGCCAGACTCGCTCCGGCCGGCCCGTGGATGCCATTATTGCGCCGGGAACCCCGACTGCTTCCCACAAGCCCTCGGAGGGTATGTACTTTGGCTACACCGGCGTTTACAATGTCCTCGACTTCAGTGCCGCGGTGATTCCAGTGACAAAGGCGGACCGGACGCTAGATGCGAAGGTCGACGATTACAACCCATCTGGGGACCTTGACTCCGCAATCTGGAAGCAGT ATGAGCCTGATCTGTACCATGGCGCTCCCGTCGGCGTCCAGGTTGTTGGCAGAAGactcgaggaggagaaggtaCTCGCCATCGCAGAGGAGGTTCATAAGGCCGTGAAGTCCATATAA
- a CDS encoding alpha/beta fold hydrolase (COG:S;~EggNog:ENOG410PVIQ;~InterPro:IPR000073,IPR029058;~PFAM:PF12697,PF12146,PF00561;~antiSMASH:Cluster_4.10): MASVLSAQEFGDGLPVLIIHGWQTDGRVEQRDFEPIFQKTPGLRRIYVDLPGMGNTPANNVKDLDDVYHRLVQLVDARLGESRFLLVGSSCGGYLARAVAQRYNSQVDGLLLRVPLMEPEDSRRDLDPFKPLVPNEQLMSALSAGDRTSLGNVPIQTPAYIETLKTKYAEVYNPAVEASDDTVLDPIRQDPRRYQLSFSLDNEDCKFFAPTLVVCGRHDESVGYRDSLRLLELYPRSTFAVLDRGTHGLPIDETGVFEVLVRDWITRVEEWRS, from the coding sequence ATGGCATCCGTTCTATCGGCACAGGAATTTGGCGACGGGCTGCCCGTACTGATCATCCACGGATGGCAGACGGACGGCAGAGTTGAGCAGCGCGACTTCGAGCCCATCTTCCAGAAAACACCAGGACTTCGCCGAATTTACGTCGACCTCCCGGGCATGGGAAACACGCCTGCGAACAATGTCAAAGACCTAGACGATGTGTACCACCGCCTGGTACAATTAGTTGATGCTCGACTTGGAGAATCACGATTCTTACTTGTCGGCTCCTCCTGTGGCGGCTATCTTGCACGGGCAGTAGCTCAGAGATATAACAGCCAAGTCGACGGCCTACTCTTACGCGTGCCGCTCATGGAGCCAGAGGACAGCAGGCGTGATCTCGACCCTTTCAAGCCTCTAGTCCCGAACGAGCAACTCATGTCTGCCCTGTCGGCGGGAGACAGGACAAGCCTTGGGAACGTTCCCATTCAAACACCTGCCTATATTGAGACGTTAAAGACGAAATACGCAGAGGTATACAACCCAGCGGTGGAGGCATCAGACGATACGGTCCTCGATCCAATCCGACAAGATCCACGCCGGTATCAGTTATCTTTTTCCCTGGATAATGAAGACTGCAAGTTCTTTGCACCCACGCTGGTTGTATGTGGGCGGCACGACGAGAGCGTGGGTTATCGAGACAGTCTTCGCTTGCTGGAGCTCTATCCACGATCCACCTTTGCTGTCCTAGACCGTGGTACGCATGGTCTTCCTATTGACGAGACTGGCGTTTTTGAAGTCCTTGTGCGTGATTGGATAACCAGGGTTGAGGAATGGAGAAGTTGA
- a CDS encoding uncharacterized protein (antiSMASH:Cluster_4.10), translated as MTSGDSSPPGSPRPPAPRPPSPTPNCTHNCGPIEQPGVDWRHWTCRCGNGYYTPDRVWISGSDVRNGRKPPRNQQPAGDRETSAGYSK; from the exons ATGACA TCCGGCGACAGTTCCCCTCCAGGGTCTCCCAGGCCCCCAGCTCCGAGACCGCCATCCCCGACTCCAAACTGCACCCATAACTGCGGTCCAATCGAGCAGCCCGGGGTAGACTGGCGCCACTGGACTTGTCGCTGTGGAAACGGATATTACACTCCGGACCGAGTCTGGATCTCGGGGTCCGACGTGCGCAATGGGCGTAAACCACCAAGAAACCAGCAGCCCGCTGGGGACCGGGAGACCAGCGCAGGATATTCAAAATAG